AAGCTCGTGGAAGCAGCCGTAAGTAGGTTTTCAAAGATTGACATATTGATCAACAACGCAGGCATTATCAGGCCGGCTCTTTTCGAAAACTGCGACTATGAAGATATCGACGCCCAGATGAAGGTGAACTTCATGGGGGCGGTCAACTGCAGCAAGGGCGTCCTGGCTGTCATGATACCTGCAGAGCAGGGGCATATCGTGACTATTTCCTCGCTGGCCGGTCTGGTTCCTGAAACCTACAGCTCGATTTATACAGCATCGAAATTCGCCTTGAGGGGATTCTTCCTGACTCTTGCCATAGAACTGAGCAAGCATAACATCAAAGTATCAACCATTTTCCCCGATTCCGTCGATACCCCCATGCTGAAGTACGAGGCCTCCCACGGGGGATCTCCGCTTACATTCCTGGGCGAAGCACAAAAACCCCAGAAAATCGTTCAGGCTGTCATAAAAGCGATCGAAAAAGGCAGCCCTGAGATATGTGCTCCCGCTGCGACCGGTATTTTTTCCAAGATAATCATGTGCTGGCCGTGGATCGTTACCAAACTCTGGCCGGTACTGGAACGGATAGGGAAAAAAAATATAAAATCCCGTATAGAGAGGTGTTGAAATGGCTGAAGCGATAAGAGTAATTGTCATTCAGTGATAGTGGGAGGATAAGATGATACGGCTGCGTTGATAAAGGGACGCTCCAGAGCCAAAGCAGCAATTAAGATTGAGGCCTGGCTGTAACAGGGGTATGTTACACGCCAGGCCTTAGAATTGTACTGATAGGACTAAAGAAACTAAATCAGGTAATATTATTTGGAGAAGATAGTTTTATTACTCTTCGACTTTAATAACGGAACCGACAGATTCCTTGATTTTACTGGCTGCCTTTGCAGCCTTCTCTTTAACTTCCAGCGCTTTTTC
This genomic window from Dehalococcoidia bacterium contains:
- a CDS encoding SDR family oxidoreductase, coding for MYDFLNRIVIITGASGGIGTALTKEMDRRGANLVLADINLNGLKSLASDLKSDPLIVQCDITDRADVKKLVEAAVSRFSKIDILINNAGIIRPALFENCDYEDIDAQMKVNFMGAVNCSKGVLAVMIPAEQGHIVTISSLAGLVPETYSSIYTASKFALRGFFLTLAIELSKHNIKVSTIFPDSVDTPMLKYEASHGGSPLTFLGEAQKPQKIVQAVIKAIEKGSPEICAPAATGIFSKIIMCWPWIVTKLWPVLERIGKKNIKSRIERC